Proteins from a single region of Sebastes umbrosus isolate fSebUmb1 chromosome 8, fSebUmb1.pri, whole genome shotgun sequence:
- the coq2 gene encoding 4-hydroxybenzoate polyprenyltransferase, mitochondrial, with protein MFPAKLTSRLTLNTLRRIHHGASYSCLYSLSNNFLHTEGGGRTRDVNLHSDSSVLRRVFYSQSAIRPSLRLCETQQYGRRSFSLSAATVVSSAPASIQPYLRLIRLDKPIGTWLLYLPCTWSIALASDPGCLPHLGMLTLFGTGALVMRGAGCTINDMWDKDFDKKVARTATRPIASGEISRKQALVFLAGQLSVGLGILLCLNYYSIALGAASLSLVISYPLMKRITFWPQFVLGLTFNWGALLGWSAVKGYCDWSVCLPLYFAGVMWTLIYDTIYAHQDKEDDMKVGVKSTALRFQEQTKPWLSGFTVAMMSGLVVAGVNAGQTLPYYAVLSTVAIHLTHQIYTLDINKPEDCWKKFVSNRNLGVLLFMGIVTGNLLK; from the exons ATGTTCCCGGCCAAGCTGACCAGCCGGTTAACTCTGAATACCCTGAGGAGGATTCATCATGGAGCTTCTTACTCCTGTCTTTACTCCCTGTCGAACAACTTCCTTCACactgaaggaggagggaggacgaGAGATGTGAATCTCCACTCAGATTCCAGTGTGTTGAGAAGAGTGTTTTACAGCCAGAGTGCTATCCGCCCATCACTCAGACTATGTGAAACACAGCAGTATGGGAGAAGATCATTCAGTTTATCAGCTGCTACAGTTGTGAGTTCAGCTCCAGCATCTATCCAACCATACCTCCGATTGATTAGGCTGGACAAACCCATTG GGACATGGCTGCTCTACCTCCCGTGTACATGGAGCATTGCTCTGGCTTCCGACCCCGGATGCCTCCCACATCTGGGCATGCTCACCTTGTTTGGTACAGGTGCTCTGGTGATGAGAGGAGCGGGCTGCACCATCAATGACATGTGGGATAAAGACTTTGACAAAAAG GTGGCCAGGACGGCCACTCGACCCATTGCGTCAGGAGAGATTTCTCGGAAGCAGGCACTAGTCTTCTTAGCAGGGCAGCTTTCTGTGGGACTTGGGATTCTCTTGTGCCTCAACTATTACAG CATAGCTTTGGGTGCTGCCTCATTATCTCTCGTCATCTCCTACCCGCTGATGAAGAGGATCACTTTTTGGCCACAGTTTGTGTTGG GCCTCACCTTCAACTGGGGGGCGCTGCTTGGCTGGTCCGCTGTCAAGGGCTACTGTGATTGGTCCGTATGCCTCCCGCTGTATTTCGCAGGAGTGATGTGGACGCTGATATATGACACAATATATGCACATCAG GATAAGGAGGACGACATGAAGGTAGGAGTCAAATCTACGGCGCTGAGGTTCCAGGAGCAAACCAAACCATGGCTAAGTGGCTTCACGGTGGCCATGATGTCAGGATTGGTTGTAGCTGGAGTCAATGCTGGACAGACTCTCCCTTACTACGCTGTGCTGTCCACAGTGGCCATTCACCTAACGCATCAG ATATACACATTGGACATTAACAAACCAGAGGACTGCTGGAAGAAGTTTGTCTCAAACAGGAACCTTGGAGTGTTGTTATTTATGGGCATTGTTACTGGCAACTTGTTGAAATAA